The stretch of DNA ATGCCGAAGCGGAATTAAATATCAGATCGATGAATGCTAACGGCGAAGGTGTTACTCAAAATTATCGAGAAACTGTAAAAAGGAACTATAATCCTTCAGTTCCAGTTCGACAGAATTTGAGGAAAAAAGCTGTTGGGTGCCCACGGGGGTTTTAACATGGGCCCTGGAACCTGGAGGAGAGATATGAATAGAGAGTCCAACTGACAACGGTAGAAGGCGAGACCGTCATTTCTAGGCGAGGAAATCTTGCGGGTTTTCTGTTAAGGCGCCTGCAATCTTTTTGCAATATCACTAATTGAAACTGATAAAAACGCTAACCGAAGATATAAGAAAACTAGTAGGTATGAATGATGAAGTAGTTGGTGGTCGATTTGTCGTTCATGAACACTACGCCAAGAATTTGCACTATGATTTTAGGCTTGAATTGGACGGAACACTTAAGTCCTGGGCTATTCCAAAAGGTCCATCAATGGACCCAAATATTAGACGACTAGCAATACCTGTAGAGGACCATAGTCTGTCATACATCAATTTTGAAGGAATAATCCCCAAAGGGAGCTACGGTGCTGGCCTCGTTAGTATTTGGGACAAGGGAATTTTTGATTTAATTAGTAGAACTAAGTCTAAGACAGTGGTATT from Desulfomonilaceae bacterium encodes:
- a CDS encoding DNA polymerase ligase N-terminal domain-containing protein, giving the protein MNDEVVGGRFVVHEHYAKNLHYDFRLELDGTLKSWAIPKGPSMDPNIRRLAIPVEDHSLSYINFEGIIPKGSYGAGLVSIWDKGIFDLISRTKSKTVVFLRGSKLKGEFSIKQFGKSCVMAKSFDDYAKPAWKISPNISKKDASEKITAFNSKS